The Candidatus Thorarchaeota archaeon genomic interval TTACCAGGTAGCAATAGACCTGTGACAAATCGGGATGCTCTTCTACAACTGTTTCAACAATCTCTCTTGCTGCAACATTGTATGTCTTACCAACGTGTGAAACGGGGTTCTTTCCTGCCGCCGCTTCAAGCGTCATGGGTCTGTACGGTGTAATCAACCCATTAGCCCGGTTTCCTCTTCCAACTTGTCCATCGTCACCGTGCTCTGCAGACGTACCGGTTACTGTCAGGTAGTAAGTACCCTCCTCTGGCTGATCTGCAGTGTTGACATGAACTTCCACTTCATGGTCCGTGATTTTCGCTGCCAAATCAAGTAGCATGTTCTTGATGCCATCCATGACATTTTCATACTCATCGGCATCCTTTGTTTCTGTGGAGATAATAGCAGCAGCGATCTGCAGGTGAATATGGTCTTCAACCCTTGTTCCCATGACCTTGATGTCCTCACCTATCTGTGGCCATTTTTCCTTCGTTTTTGGATCATTGAGCAGTCTCTCTGATTCTAGGACCAACTTCTCTGTGTCAGAAAGCGGAGCATAAGCAACACCGAAACTCGTATCATTTGCTCTTGGAATGTCCCGCCCGACCTCGAAGTTCCCGACAAGGTCGGTACTGCCTGCACGGATCTTGTAATCAATAATCACATCTGCATTCACATCAAGATGAGGAAGGTCCTCTGCAAGCCACTCCCTCGTATGTTGCACCGAGAACTTGCCAACAGGAACCTGACGCTCATAGTCCTTGTTTACAACGTCTACCGCTCTACCGCTGAGGAGTATGTAGATTGGTTCAATAACATCTCCTCCGCCAAAAACAGTATTCGATTGACCACCGACAAGTAATACCTTGTCGACATTGTGGTGCTGTACTCTTCCGAACGTGTCTAAGTAATACTGACTAAGCTTGACTGACAATTCTTCTGCAGCCTTGTCACATAGCGTATCAGGGTGTCCTTTTCCTTTCCTTTCAACTATTTCGACTTTCCGTTGCGAAACGGGGTCTCCCGCGCCGCGAGTTACTCTAAACTTCAACTCTTCATCACCCTATTAGTCCACTTTCACGTTTGGAGAGCTTCATAAGGGTTTGCATACCTAATTCGCATAGGTAATACCGACAGTAATATTAATTACTGAGAAGAATACGGAAGATGAATCATATGTTATACGATGCTGATGATTTGCATGGGTTGCGGAAAGAAGCAGGCTTGACACAAGAAGAGCTGGCAGAAGAGGTGGGTGTGTCTCAGTCGTACATTGCGAGAATAGAGAACAAATCCCTAGATCCAAAGCTGAGTGTAGT includes:
- a CDS encoding methionine adenosyltransferase — encoded protein: MKFRVTRGAGDPVSQRKVEIVERKGKGHPDTLCDKAAEELSVKLSQYYLDTFGRVQHHNVDKVLLVGGQSNTVFGGGDVIEPIYILLSGRAVDVVNKDYERQVPVGKFSVQHTREWLAEDLPHLDVNADVIIDYKIRAGSTDLVGNFEVGRDIPRANDTSFGVAYAPLSDTEKLVLESERLLNDPKTKEKWPQIGEDIKVMGTRVEDHIHLQIAAAIISTETKDADEYENVMDGIKNMLLDLAAKITDHEVEVHVNTADQPEEGTYYLTVTGTSAEHGDDGQVGRGNRANGLITPYRPMTLEAAAGKNPVSHVGKTYNVAAREIVETVVEEHPDLSQVYCYLVSQIGAPITEPSAVNIELYGDCDLSKVESSVESISQDVIAKLPDVWKGFVKREYQLW